The following nucleotide sequence is from Peribacillus sp. ACCC06369.
ATGAAATTCTTGAAGAATATTGGAAGGAAACCGCTCCAAAAGAGCGTGACTCGCATTGGGTCGGGCTCATACAAATTGCGGTTGCCCTGTACCATGACCGCAGGGGAAACAAAAAAGGGGCTGCAAGGACCCTGGCTAAAGCCCTGGCAATTCTCCACACTAAAAAGGCCGAGCTCCTGAAGTTGGGGCTCGATCCAGAAGAACTGTTCAAAATGCTCGAGGACACACATGAACGAATGTTATCCCAAAAGCCATATGAAAGCATAAATCTTCCGATAGCGGATCAAGGGTTGATCGAACAATGCCAATCCATGTGTTTGCACGAAGGGTACATATGGGGCGCAGGTAGCAACATGGCTAATTCATCAATAGTTGATAAGCATCTAATGCGCGACCGTTCAGATGTCATTTCAGAAAGGGCTCGTCAGCTATCCCTTCGAAAAACAAGAATGGAGGACCGCCCTTAAAGGTGGTCCTCCATTCAACTTTCATATTCAGACTTCTTCACACCTGTCAAGAAAGCTTTCCGTAAACTCATTTGCTTTTAGTTCTTTGTCAGGATATTGCTCCTTGATGGCCCTGACCATCGTTTTACCGATACCTTGTTTCCGAAAGGATGGATTTACAGATATATGTTGTATCTCAATGTGGTTTGGAGAGACTTCTATTCCGATCAAGCCCGTAATCTCTTCATCTTTCCATAAGAACAGCTGTAGATTTTCATCCGTTTCATAATTCTTCATCGTATTCCG
It contains:
- a CDS encoding GNAT family N-acetyltransferase gives rise to the protein MLIKYKKSYEKFAMGLLSFMPNEKEIKTLRNTMKNYETDENLQLFLWKDEEITGLIGIEVSPNHIEIQHISVNPSFRKQGIGKTMVRAIKEQYPDKELKANEFTESFLDRCEEV
- a CDS encoding DUF309 domain-containing protein, which gives rise to MNYAEDYLSFLVHFHGTRDYFECHEILEEYWKETAPKERDSHWVGLIQIAVALYHDRRGNKKGAARTLAKALAILHTKKAELLKLGLDPEELFKMLEDTHERMLSQKPYESINLPIADQGLIEQCQSMCLHEGYIWGAGSNMANSSIVDKHLMRDRSDVISERARQLSLRKTRMEDRP